The proteins below are encoded in one region of Apium graveolens cultivar Ventura chromosome 4, ASM990537v1, whole genome shotgun sequence:
- the LOC141720832 gene encoding putative alkaline/neutral invertase D, translating into MCPTSKEKAQNGTAKRLEGRTSSLEAEDADLLRMMNRPRPVNIERNRSFDERSFSELSTTLSPPRISHIFDFLDTTYSPGRWTGTPRSTSCYDTHPMVGEAWEALRRSLVYFRGNAVGTIAALDHSSEELNYDQVFLRDFIPSALAFLMNGEPEVVKNFLLKTLRLQSWEKKVDRFKLGEGVMPASFKVLHDPVRNSETIAADFGESAIGRVAPVDSGFWWIILLRAYTKSTGDNSLAELPECQKGMRLILDLCLSEGFDTFPTLLCADGCSMIDRRMGVYGYPIEIQALFFMALRCALLLLKNDDEGKDCADRVRKRLNALSYHMRNYFWLDLKQLNDIYRYRTEEYSHTAVNKFNVMPDSLPEWVFDFMPCRGGYFIGNVSPARMDFRWFCLGNCVAILSSMATPEQASAIMDLIEARWGDLVGEMPLKICYPAMESHEWRIVTGCDTKNTSWSYHNGGSWPVLLWLLTAACIKTGRPQMARRAIELAESRLMKDHWPEYYDGKHGRYVGKQARKYQTWSIAGYLVAKMMLEDPSHLGMISIEEDKQMQTGMRRSASWV; encoded by the exons ATGTGTCCCACGTCTAAAGAAAAAGCACAAAATGGAACCGCAAAACGGCTCGAGGGCAGAACATCTTCACTTGAAGCGGAAGATGCTGATTTGTTAAGAATGATGAACAGACCTCGGCCCGTAAACATAGAGAGGAATCGGTCTTTTGATGAGAGATCTTTTAGTGAATTGTCAACTACCTTGTCACCACCACGCATATCTCATATCTTTGATTTTCTAGACACTACATATTCTCCCGGAAGATGGACTGGCACTCCTAGATCAACCAGTTGCTACGATACACATCCCATGGTAGGAGAAGCATGGGAGGCGCTGAGGCGTTCTTTAGTTTATTTTCGTGGGAACGCTGTTGGGACAATTGCTGCACTGGATCATTCTTCCGAAGAACTTAATTATGACCAG GTATTCTTGAGAGACTTCATTCCAAGTGCCTTGGCCTTTTTGATGAACGGAGAGCCTGAAGTAGTCAAAAACTTTCTACTAAAAACCCTTCGCCTGCAATCATGGGAGAAGAAGGTAGACCGGTTCAAGCTAGGTGAAGGAGTGATGCCAGCTAGCTTTAAAGTACTTCATGATCCTGTTCGGAATTCTGAAACTATTGCTGCAGATTTTGGTGAAAGTGCTATAGGAAGAGTGGCTCCTGTGGACTCTGGTTTCTGGTGGATCATATTGCTTCGTGCATATACAAAGTCCACAGGGGACAATTCCCTGGCTGAACTGCCAGAATGTCAAAAGGGTATGCGTCTTATTCTGGATTTATGCCTTTCTGAAGGCTTTGATACTTTCCCAACCCTTCTATGTGCTGATGGATGCTCCATGATTGACCGAAGAATG GGTGTTTATGGTTATCCCATTGAGATACAAGCATTATTCTTTATGGCATTAAGATGTGCTTTGCTTTTACTAAAGAATGATGACGAGGGTAAAGATTGTGCAGACCGAGTAAGAAAGCGGCTCAACGCTTTGAGTTATCACATGCGCAATTACTTCTGGCTTGACTTGAAACAGTTGAATGACATTTATCGTTACAGGACAGAAGAGTACTCTCACACGGCAGTCAACAAGTTCAATGTGATGCCTGACTCCCTTCCAGAATGGGTGTTTGATTTCATGCCATGTCGTGGCGGTTACTTCATTGGAAATGTGAGTCCAGCGAGAATGGATTTTCGCTGGTTTTGCTTAGGAAATTGTGTGGCAATCTTGTCGTCTATGGCTACTCCTGAGCAAGCCTCAGCCATAATGGATCTTATTGAAGCACGCTGGGGGGACCTAGTTGGAGAAATGCCATTGAAGATTTGTTATCCTGCCATGGAAAGTCATGAATGGCGGATAGTCACAGGATGTGATACAAAGAACACTAGCTGGAGTTATCATAATGGAGGATCATGGCCAG TGCTTCTGTGGCTGCTAACCGCCGCATGTATCAAGACGGGACGACCCCAGATGGCGAGGCGTGCCATAGAACTTGCGGAGAGTCGTTTAATGAAGGATCATTGGCCTGAATACTATGATGGAAAGCATGGTCGGTATGTGGGGAAGCAGGCTCGCAAGTACCAAACTTGGTCCATTGCTGGCTACTTGGTAGCTAAAATGATGCTTGAGGATCCCTCTCATCTTGGAATGATTTCGATTGAGGAAGATAAACAAATGCAGACCGGGATGAGAAGGTCTGCTTCTTGGGTTTGA
- the LOC141720830 gene encoding uncharacterized protein LOC141720830 isoform X1: MKGVSKKPIHAASTWFMQQPSEVKAFIAVFAVLSALLFIKTMVEERNNLFIAAESVHAIGIAVLIYKLSTGDKDNCSGLSLKSQELTATFLSTRLYCSFVMEYDIHTILDLATLAATAWVIYMIRCVLNSSSMVEKDDFPHHYMVLICAVVSVAIHPTTPHHLIDRMCWAFSVYLEAVSVLPQLHVMQNTQVVEPFTSHYVFALGVARFLTCAHWVLQVLETRGRMLTALGHGLWPGMVIFSEIVQTLILADFCYYYVKRSVLNLSLSNINHLCFGFHSLQCIY, translated from the exons ATGAAGGGAGTTTCGAAGAAGCCGATTCATGCAGCGTCAACATGGTTCATGCAACAACCGTCGGAAGTGAAGGCTTTCATAGCCGTTTTCGCAGTTCTGTCGGCTCTCCTTTTCATAAAGACGATGGTTGAGGAGCGCAACAACCTTTTCATTGCCGCGGAGTCTGTCCATGCCATTGGCATTGCTGTCCTCATTTACAAACTCTCCACCGGAGATAAGGATAATTGCTCTG GTCTTTCTCTAAAATCACAGGAATTAACAGCTACTTTCCTAAGTACAAGACTGTACTGCAGCTTTGTTATGGAATACGACATACATACGATACTTGATCTTGCTACATTAGCAGCAACTGCTTGGGTTATTTATATGATACGCTGTGTATTGAATTCAAGTTCTATGGTTGAAAAAGATGACTTCCCACATCATTATATG GTGCTAATATGTGCTGTAGTGTCTGTTGCTATTCATCCGACGACACCACATCATCTAATTGACAGGATGTGTTGGGCCTTTTCTGTTTACTTGGAAGCTGTTTCAGTACTCCCTCAGCTTCATGTCATGCAGAACACTCAG GTTGTTGAACCTTTCACATCACATTATGTATTTGCACTGGGAGTTGCAAGGTTCCTTACTTGTGCACATTGGGTTCTCCAG GTACTTGAAACAAGGGGACGGATGTTAACGGCCTTAGGTCATGGTCTGTGGCCTGGTATGGTGATTTTCTCTGAAATTGTCCAAACATTGATTCTGGCAGATTTCTGCTATTATTATGTCAAAAGGTCAGTTCTAAACCTTTCCTTGTCGAATATTAATCATCTATGTTTCGGCTTTCATAGTTTACAATGTATCTATTGA
- the LOC141720830 gene encoding uncharacterized protein LOC141720830 isoform X2 has protein sequence MKGVSKKPIHAASTWFMQQPSEVKAFIAVFAVLSALLFIKTMVEERNNLFIAAESVHAIGIAVLIYKLSTGDKDNCSGLSLKSQELTATFLSTRLYCSFVMEYDIHTILDLATLAATAWVIYMIRCVLNSSSMVEKDDFPHHYMVLICAVVSVAIHPTTPHHLIDRMCWAFSVYLEAVSVLPQLHVMQNTQVVEPFTSHYVFALGVARFLTCAHWVLQVLETRGRMLTALGHGLWPGMVIFSEIVQTLILADFCYYYVKSIISGQHVLRLPAGVV, from the exons ATGAAGGGAGTTTCGAAGAAGCCGATTCATGCAGCGTCAACATGGTTCATGCAACAACCGTCGGAAGTGAAGGCTTTCATAGCCGTTTTCGCAGTTCTGTCGGCTCTCCTTTTCATAAAGACGATGGTTGAGGAGCGCAACAACCTTTTCATTGCCGCGGAGTCTGTCCATGCCATTGGCATTGCTGTCCTCATTTACAAACTCTCCACCGGAGATAAGGATAATTGCTCTG GTCTTTCTCTAAAATCACAGGAATTAACAGCTACTTTCCTAAGTACAAGACTGTACTGCAGCTTTGTTATGGAATACGACATACATACGATACTTGATCTTGCTACATTAGCAGCAACTGCTTGGGTTATTTATATGATACGCTGTGTATTGAATTCAAGTTCTATGGTTGAAAAAGATGACTTCCCACATCATTATATG GTGCTAATATGTGCTGTAGTGTCTGTTGCTATTCATCCGACGACACCACATCATCTAATTGACAGGATGTGTTGGGCCTTTTCTGTTTACTTGGAAGCTGTTTCAGTACTCCCTCAGCTTCATGTCATGCAGAACACTCAG GTTGTTGAACCTTTCACATCACATTATGTATTTGCACTGGGAGTTGCAAGGTTCCTTACTTGTGCACATTGGGTTCTCCAG GTACTTGAAACAAGGGGACGGATGTTAACGGCCTTAGGTCATGGTCTGTGGCCTGGTATGGTGATTTTCTCTGAAATTGTCCAAACATTGATTCTGGCAGATTTCTGCTATTATTATGTCAAAAG CATCATTTCCGGTCAGCATGTGCTACGGCTTCCTGCAGGAGTTGTTTGA
- the LOC141720831 gene encoding gibberellin-regulated protein 11-like, with translation MATSKSILISLLLSLFVVQFARAHDLLTNVDASRHLPVQNIDCGGLCAYRCHLSSRPNLCNRACGTCCARCNCVPPGTSGNEDVCPCYAHMTTHGGRHKCP, from the exons ATGGCCACTTCCAAGTCAATTCTCATTTCACTTCTCCTGTCTCTATTTGTTGTGCAATTTGCTCGGGCTCATGACCTACTG ACGAATGTCGATGCTAGCAGGCATTTGCCTGTCCAGAACATAG ATTGTGGTGGGCTGTGCGCATACAGGTGCCACTTATCATCGAGGCCAAATTTGTGCAATCGAGCCTGTGGAACATGCTGTGCACGCTGTAATTGTGTTCCTCCCGGCACTTCTGGCAATGAGGATGTTTGCCCGTGTTATGCTCATATGACTACTCATGGTGGCAGACACAAGTGCCCTTGA